A window of Salmo trutta chromosome 17, fSalTru1.1, whole genome shotgun sequence genomic DNA:
TTAGTAGGTTCTATATCTATTTGGTTTGTGTGAccatttctctgtctgtctttttctgtctctgttcctgtctctctctgtctacatgtTTGTGGGTTCATGAAGTGGGTtctaacccagtgtgtgtgtgtgtgtgtgtgtgtgtgtgtgtgtgtgtgtgtgtgtgtgtgtgtgtgtgtgtgtgtgtgtgtgtgtgtgtgtgtgtgtgtgtgtgtgtgagagagagagagagtttttaaTCCCCCTTATGAGTCTAAAGTGGTGAGGTGGTCAACCTCTGATCCCTCTATAGgacataacaacaacacagagaatgCATTAGACCAATCCATCATCAGCCATACACTATTAGGGTATATTACTGTAGATATAACCTTCAGCTCTGGGCTAAAGTTAATATAGAGGGAGTGTTGAGTCAGAGCAGAGAGACCTCTTCTTCCTGTATGTTTATGTGGAGTTATGAGAAGGTTGTTGTGAGGTAAGGCATTTGCTGTGTCATGTATTTTGGTTGAAACTGTGTTGGACTTGAATTCTTTGCATTGGCTCTGACCTGAGTCATATGGCTGCCAGCTCTGCTAAAGATCCATAGAGAGAGAGGTCAATGACTGTGTTCCTCTTAGTTCATTTTTGTTCGTCTATCTGTCTGTGTTCCTCTTTCATGAAACCGTGAAATTATGttcctgtttctgtctctctgaagCCACAGTTTAAAGCAGTTCTTTCTCTCCCAGTCCTCAGTGCTCCTTTGTCTACTCTGTAGTGCCACTCTCCGTCTGCATCAGTCAGGTGGCTTGCTAGCCTGCTAGTTTTGTGAATATTTCCTGTCATGTCGAGgcatcatacacacacaaacaaccccccttacacacgcacacacacatacacacacacacacacacacacacacacacacgcacacacacacacacacacggcgagCTCTTGTCAGACGCTGCCATTTGTCTGGGACTGGCACTGATCTGGCATGGTGGGCACAGCAATATGACAGACCTGCCACATAGATGAACCCCTCAGATGCCAGGCAGGGAGAGACGCTCGACTGCACACACAAAAGACCGCACAAAGTCAAAAAGAGCAGTCAGTCAGACGGTACGCACGCAGCCCGAACCTGTCAGCACAGATCTAATCTATATGGGTCttcactgaaagagagagaggcaagagaggtagagaggagtgaGGGTTTTGGGAGGGGAACATCAggcggacagacagagacatgactCAAATTAGGAATGATGTGGTGTGAGCTGGAGGACCAGCAAGATTCTAGCCTTATCAactccacctgtctctctctctccctcctcttccctctcctctgttttccCCTCATCCCACTACTCTACCCCACCAACTgctctgtctccatgtctccatctcctccctctcctctctcgctaaccccctccctccctccccccctccctccctccccccagggGTTTTCCTGTGTGATCGTCTCACCGACATCTGCCCATCTCATCCAGCTGAGGGGACAGAAcggctctcctcttctcctggtTGGCTGGTTGCTCCTCCTCCTTGTTCGCATCTCACTCATCCCTTCTGATGCCTCCCAACGACCTGCAAATAAACAACAgtgacaagacagagagagagagaaagaggggacatCAAAAGTAGCTGTTATTTTGCAAGGCCAAGAGCAAAGTGCCGAGGAACCGAAATCACATTGAGGACCATACATTCTGACTTTGTAGGAGGGAAACAACCTGCTTTTTAATTTGGAATGACTTTGAAAGTAATCAGAGCACTACTCACCACATAACGCAACCCCAAAAAGAATAACTTACACAGTTACTTATGAAATTGTTCAGAAATTCAGTTAATGCACTATACAATCAAAGTTCAGATACAGCGTGCGTGGGTTCATCCCTTATCCTACTCGTCCAAGGCCCTTGTCTGTGACTACCTGTCCCAGGCTAACGGACAGACACAgttgacagctcagtgtgtgtgaggTCTAATTAGGAGGAAGTCTGACGACGTCTTGACGTTCTGTCACTGGTGGAGCATGTCCTAACGTTCTAGACGAAAAGTTAGCTGAATGTTCATCTAATTACAGGTGTGTTTAAATATGTGTTATTAAATGTAAACTACTGTCAAAAGCCAATGTTGAGATGTAGCAGATTGCCTTAGATTGACTTTGTTGAACGGCACAGTAAACCAAGCTGACATGGATCAATTAGTAAAAGACATGAATTTGGATATTAAGCTCCAGGTTTATTAAATCAGCCTTGACCATTAACTGAGCCTCAGTAAGAATCCAGTAATATTTCAGTTGAAGGGAGAATCAGCTTAGTCAGAGTGGATCTTAGTTAATATCTAATCCTTTACATAATATTgcctctatatctatatctgtaTCTATTTAATATAAGCTCTATATCCCTGTGGTAATGTTAGCTCTATAACTATCTGCATAATAAAAGCTCTATATCTCTCTGGTAATGTTAGCTCTATAACTCTGTCTACATATTATATGCTCTATGTCTCTATGGTAATGTTAGCTCTATATCTCTGTGGTAATGTAAACTCTATAACTCTGTCTATATAATATAAGCTCTATGTCTCTGTGATAATGTTAGCTCTATAACTCTGTCTACATAATATAAGCTCTATGTCTCTGAGTTAATGTTAGCTCTATATCTCTGTGGTAATGTTAGCTCTATATTTCTATCTACGTAATATAAGTTCTATGTCTCTGTGGGAATGTTTGCTCTATATCTCTGTGGTAATGTtagctctatatctctatctacaTAATATAAGCTCTATGTCTCTGTGGTAATGTtagctctatatctctatctacaTAATATAAGCTCTATGTCTCTGTGGTAATGTTAGCTCTATAACTCTGTCTACGTAATATAAGCTCTATGTCTCTGTGGTAATGTTAGCTCTATAACTCTGTCTACATAATATAACCTCTATGTCTCTGTGGTAATGTtagctctatatctctatctatataATATAAGCTCTATGTCTCTGTGGTAATGTTAGCTCTATATCGCTATCTACGTAATATAAGCTCTATGTCTCTGTGGTAATGTTAGCTCTATATCGCTATCTACGTAATATAAGCTCTATGTCTCTGTGGTAATGTtagctctatatctctatctacaTAATATAAGCTCTATGTCTCAGTGGTAATGTtagctctatatctctatctacaTAATATAAGCTCTATGTCTCTGTGGTAATGTTAGCTCTATAACTCTGTCTACATAATATAACCTCTATGTCTCTGTGGTAATGTTAGCTCTATATCGCTATCTACGTAGTATAATCTCTATGTCTCTGTGGTAATGTtagctctatatctctatctacaTAATATAAGCTCTATGTCTCTGTGGTAATGTTAGCTCTATAACTCTGTCTACATAATATAACCTCTATGTCTCTGTGGTAATGTTaactctatatctctatctacgTAATATAAGCTCTATGTCTCTGTGGTAATGTTAGCTCTATAACTCTGTCTACATAATATAACCTCTATGTCTCTGTGGTAATGTTAGCTCTATATCGCTATCTACATAATATAAGCTCTATGTCTCTGTGGTAATGTTAGCTCTATAACTCTGTCTACATAATATAAGCTCTACATtgttatccacataattttacctctatacagtgcattcgtaaagtatttagaccccttgactttttccacattttgttacattacagccttattctaaagttgattaaattacagaaaatcctcagcaatctacacacaatatcccattatgacaaggcaaaaactgttttttttctcttctaatttataaaaaataaaaaacagaaataccttatttacagaagtattcagcagctttgctatgagactcgaaattgagctcaggtacatcctgtttccaatgcTCATCCTTCAggtgtttccacaacttgattggagtccacctgtggtaaattcaattgattggacatgatttggaaagacacacatgtctatttaaggtcccacagttgacagtgcatctcagagaaaaaaacaagccacgaggtcgaaggaactgtccgtagagctctgagacaggattgtgtcgaggcacagatctggggaagggtatcaacacatttctgcagctttaaaggtccccaagaaccttcaaatggaagatgttttgaaccaccaagactcttcctagagctggccgcccgaccaaactaagcaatcgggggagaagggccttggtcagggagatgaccaagaacctaatggtcactctgacagaggtctagagatcctctgaggagatgggagaaccttccagaaggacaaccatctctgcagcactccaccaatcaggcctttatggaagccactccttagtaaaagcgACATCACAGCCCCCTTgtagtttgcaaaaaggcacctaaagactctcagaccatgagaaacaagattctctggtctgatgaaaccaagattgaacgctttggccttaatgccaagcgtcacatgatggtggcagcatcatgctgtgagaatgtttcagcagcagggacaaagtacagagagatccttgatgaaaacctgctccagagcgctcaggacctcagactggggcaaagcttcaccttccaacaggacaacatccctaagcacacagccaagacaacgcaggagtggctttgggactagtctctgattgtccttgagtggcccagccagagctcggacttgaacccaatcgaacctctctggagagaactaaaaatagctatgcagcatcgctccccatccaacctgacagagcttgagaggatctgcagagaagaatgggagaaactccccaaatacaggtgtgccaagcttgtagcgtcatacccaataagactcaaggctgtaattactgccaaaagtgcttcaacaaagtactgagtaacgggtctgaacacttatgtaaatgtcatatttcagtgatacattttttataaattagaaaaaaatgtctaaacaacagtttttgctttgtcactatggggtagtgtgtgtagaatgatgagggaaactaacaatttaataaatgttagaatgaggctgtaaagtaacaaaatgtggaaaaagtcaaggggtctgaatactttccaaaggcactgtatctgtGTCTACATAATATAAGCTCCATATCTCTGTCTACAGAAAGGGGATAGAACTTATCAGCCATCTGGACTTTTACAAGATGCAgatatgatctctctctctctctctctctctctcaaaatattATATGACTTCCCATTGAAAAATGAATCTGTTTCTGAGCCCTCCAGTACTGTTTCTGCAAGAGTAGACAGGACAGGGCAGTGAGGCCATGTCATTATTCCCCCATTGGCCCTCTATAGCAGAGATCAGAGCCTACTGTACATTATCCATATTCCTAGGGGTCAAGCAATCTCTGTATGAGACCTGTGGTAGTGTATTACTGTGTTGATGCGTTTCACTACCAGGGACTatgtgtaatagtgtgttattCTACCAGGGTGGTGTTTCCTCTACCACCTCTGGGTATCATAGCCACTAGTACATCATCAAAACTCAGGGGCCATATCCTCAGGCCAGGAacaacacatgcacgcacacacacacacacacacacacacacacacacacacacacacacacacacacacacacacacacacacacacacacacacacacacacacacacacacacacgcaaacaaataaacacacacacactcacagggctgATCTGTAAACCCTGTAGTGCCAGCTGTGAGTCATGGCAGCCTGTTGACATTCTGTAACTGTGATATATGCCAGCGGATGAATGTGTAATTAGGCCTTGGCAGGGACTCCACAGTTACTTAGCTCCACACTTCATTATTGTCCACACCCCCCCCCGGTTGCTTCTAACCCTACAGCCACACTGATGATTTAAGCTAATGTAGGAACAGAACGGGAGAaaccttctcttcttctctgtttCCTCTGGTGGAGGGCCATTCTCCTGCTGTAAGGGATTTGCCGGTTGTTTTAAAACGTTTTGATTCAAAGAGTTTAGACGTGTAAGAAAGCATTGTATGTGACACCGTGGAATGATTCAGATGGGCATAGGTGTGTATTATTCTTTTATTTAGAAACCTGGAAAAAGGTGGAGTCATACATCCATACTTTTGGTATAAGATATAAAAGGACTCAAATGACAACAAAACAAAGTAAAATAACATATTTTGGGGTTATTATAGGGTAATAGCAGTTGTACTAAGCTAATTAggcattgatatatatatatatatttatttatttatttaaacaatgGGGAAATATAATTAATCAAAATTATAATTGAAATGATAATCTAATAATTTGATGCAATAGTCCAAGCAGGAGTTGTAAATAAAAGCATATAGAGTATATTACTTGATGGTTCATGTAGCCTATAAAATAATGCAGTTATATATGCAGTTTGAGTTACGGATAAGCCACTTTCTCACAGATCCCTAACTTCAGTTTACCACAAGGTACATCATTCCAGCTCTGCTCTATGTTAGAATAAATTAACATTCTCTCAGCACAGTCCTCTTCACCGCCAAAACTGTTAGGCTCTCCACTCTTCCAGTACCTGTAACCAATCAAGACCCAGCCCTCAGTTTACAAACACAAAGTAAATGGAATGGAATGTAAAGAAATTGAGGCCTGTGGCTTTAAATGAAGTACAGTTATGGGACATTAGaatatttaaatgtcttactctaTGGTCAGTGGTGTTCCATCCACCCATTTCCATGACCCCTCTGTCTCTATGTCAGACAGACCAATCCAGAACATCCCATTGAATCCATTGATAAAATTCTAAAGTATTGGCACAGACATTTCATTTCAACAAAACTCACTGAAtccttcatcaataactagggccAGTTGTTTTCTGGGTTTTTTCTTTCATCGATATTTCCATCATTATCCACTAGGGTTGCTGCAGGTAGAAAATCCTAGGAAATGTTAAATGACACAAGCTTGAGTGTTGAGTCTCGGTTGGGGCTACCCTCTGAAATCGCTACAACATACTTCCACGGTTGGTTTCATTGACTCTCCTGTTAAACTGCTCATAATTGACAAATGTTTTGCTTCAACTTCCAAGTCTGTTGGAGAGGATCAGCTTGAGTGAAGTGACGTGTAGTGTAGAattactgatctacaaataatattcCCTGCCAAATAATAGGCTTTGTGCAATTAAAATGTGTAGAGCTACGCCTTCCCAggcgattgattgattgattgattaaagaCATTTTTTTACCTGAAGCAAACCTAGTGGATAATGCTGGAAATAAcagttaaagaaaaaaaaaatcaccaaAACAGCTGGCCCTACCAATAACTACAACAACACCatttctactgctgctactagtACTATCCATTTAccccttttctctcccctccctctctcttctcccctccttttACCCCCCTCTTCCCTTCCTTTTCCCTTTCCTCCTACCTCAATATCTCTCCtcatttcttctctctctctctctctctctcactctctctctctctctgcctctctgtctgtctgtctctctgtctgtctctctgtctgtctctctgtctgtctctctgtctctctctgtctctctctgtcacggctgtttgaaggatcgggccaaaatgcagcgtgtttgtagttccacatctttatttatttgtgaaacgtaatgcaatacacaaaatacttgaactaacaaaaacaacaaaccgtgacgcagagagaaacaaacactactcaaaagataatcacccacaaaaacaggtgggacaaacatcaatttaaatatgacctccaattagagacaacgactaccagctgcctctaattggagatcataccaaacaaaaccaacatagaaatacaaaactagaaactaaacatagaaatacaaaacatagacaaacaccccctgtcacgccctgacctactctaccatagaaaataaccacttactatggtcaggacgtgacagtctctctctgtctttctcacctGTTCCTCTCTGCTGTCTATGATCACCAGGTCTGCTCCATTCCTTACACAGTCCTGTTTGCTCTGCTCCCAAGTCTTCTCCACAGTGGAGAAGAGGTAAAAACTGGATCCAAAATGACGCCATCCCATTTTAAAATGATGCTCTGTTGAAGAGCAAAGGAGAACACATGTTCAAGCAGCAACTTTATACTTGTAAACCCATGAACCCAATAACACTAATAATGGCAATAATAATTGCGattgttatggtgtgtgtgtgactgaattCCAGCCAGTCCAAATGGTGTGGTCAGATAAGGATAACTCACTCACCCATAAACAATAATTTCTTTTGAAGGTTATCTATCTCCCCCTTTAGCTGGTCTGTCTCTGTCAATAGCTTAGTCTGCTCCTCCTCAAAGTCACCTGCCACTCTATTGTCTGCAAAGAAACATAAAAAGCAatgaccaaaataatcacactaAAACAACATGACTATCAATGATATAAAACTGGGTAAACTCACAGTGGACACAAAGGCCTGTGATCCCAGCCAGTAAAAGAGcacacagcagccccagacacactACAGCACCTTTGAGGTGGTTAC
This region includes:
- the LOC115152088 gene encoding CD209 antigen-like protein A isoform X2 encodes the protein MEKMYANVSAETVKVLHDPNIETQDVTSSGMAGRQQFDNRVAGDFEEEQTKLLTETDQLKGEIDNLQKKLLFMEHHFKMGWRHFGSSFYLFSTVEKTWEQSKQDCVRNGADLVIIDSREEQNFINGFNGMFWIGLSDIETEGSWKWVDGTPLTIEYWKSGEPNSFGGEEDCAERMLIYSNIEQSWNDVPCGKLKLGICEKVAYP
- the LOC115152088 gene encoding CD209 antigen-like protein E isoform X1, translating into MEKMYANVSAETVKVLHDPNIETQDVTSSGMAGRQQFAKSNHLKGAVVCLGLLCALLLAGITGLCVHYNRVAGDFEEEQTKLLTETDQLKGEIDNLQKKLLFMEHHFKMGWRHFGSSFYLFSTVEKTWEQSKQDCVRNGADLVIIDSREEQNFINGFNGMFWIGLSDIETEGSWKWVDGTPLTIEYWKSGEPNSFGGEEDCAERMLIYSNIEQSWNDVPCGKLKLGICEKVAYP
- the LOC115152088 gene encoding C-type lectin domain family 4 member A isoform X3: MEKMYANVSAETVKVLHDPNIETQDVTSSGMAGRQQFAKSNHLKGAVVCLGLLCALLLAGITGLCVHYNRVAGDFEEEQTKLLTETDQLKGEIDNLQKKLLFMEHHFKMGWRHFGSSFYLFSTVEKTWEQSKQDCVRNGADLVIIDSREEQDFLPAATLVDNDGNIDERKNPENNWP